The genomic region GCACAATCGAAGACAGTCGCTCCACACAACTTTTCGTCATTTGCATACGAGTGCAAGTTACACTACTCAACAAAACGGTATGAAGAGTGAAATGTTGACAATACTTAATTTTGTTtgcgtttaaatttatttataacatttgcaAGATTTTTTTCCCGGTATAAAAGCattgaaatttgatatattcaAACTCGTGTTTGCTTACattttgcatacaatttttcaaattcacaaacaaattaaagGCCAATATTATTACaagtgaaaataagaaaaaacgttaacttcggctgcaccgaagctaatatacccttcacaggtgcatttcttttagtaactatgtgttcagtttgtatggaagctacatatatgctatagtaatccgatctgaacaatttcttcagagattacattgttgccttagaaaataatctataccaaatttggttgaagatacattgtcaaatgtgaaagttttccatacaagaacttgattccgatcgtccagtttatatggcagtcatatgttatagttgtccgatatcggccgttccgacaaatgagcagcttcttgaagagaagcttgcaaaatttcaaaaggatatcttaaaaactgagggactagttcgtatatatacagacgacgggcggacggacggacagacggacatggttaaatcggctcagctcaacatactgatcatttatatatatatgtatactttatagggtctccgacgcttctttcttgGTGCTATAagcatcgtgacaaacttagtataccctgttcagggtataataacttCAAAACCAACACGAACTCAACTGTGGCCAATGCTTTAATTTCAGTATTcgcatttaatttcaatttgcatGCTGGCGCTTTGTTACACAGTGTACAGAACGAGCGCAGCAGGCGCGCAGCGAAGGCGCGccacactgttgttgttgccaacgattcttactttaatattttctatcgTTTTTATATGCACTCTTTCAGCGTgtgcttttttgcttttatatgtgtgttgtttttgtttcatttttttgtttttggattactatgtggattttttttagtattttttttgtatgtatgcatgtagtgGTTCAGAGCTTTACAGGTGTTCATGCGTTTGTTTGCATTAGTTCATACATTTtgctgtgtatatgtatgtgtgtgtgtacaacagacagacagacaaaagTGAGGGTCGTTCGTGCATTtacttttgctattgttgtgttttttgttttataattttgttgttgttgcgccttAACTTTGTTAAAAATGAGCTCAGCCTTAACTTGATACACTAGAGGTGAACTAAATAGTGAACCTTGCGCCGCTAGAACTGACTCTTGGCACCGCCAGTtgttgtgttgctgttgttgtagctacGCTGCCGCCGCCACGGTCTCGCGTTGCTACTTGTTGTTGGTTGCATTCCTGTTGTCGCGGGCAAACTATCAtcgatttgttgttgctgttgttaacGTCCACTCTGCTGGCGTTGCTGCTTGCATTGCATCTACGTATTTCCTGTGTTTGTTGCTGATTTGCTTTTGTTTCGTCTACTGGaattgttggttgttgttggtggtggtttggtgtatattttatatatattttaatttcaaaaagttgtgatttaaaTTCAAGTCATTCGAATAGCGCTGGATAACCGCTACATTTGCTTTACGCGAGTGTTCTACTCGCATCATGCTCCAGGTCTTAGCTCCCGGCCATATCAACCCAAATTGCCGCCGCGATATTTGCTGTCTGCACGCATcgccaatatacatatgtacatacaagcatGTGCCGCACATACGCAGAcatttgcatgtgtgtttgttgtatgcAAAGTAAGCGCGACCAAAGCGGTGAGCCGCCATCGCAAACCAAGGCAAGTGGTTAGCCATACGTCCATGCATTCAGCCAGCCAGCCGAGCCGTGCCAAGTCAAGTCGCGTTGGCTGAGGTACTGGCATGCCAGCCGAGCCTTCCGGTTCACCGTTCGTCAGCCAACAAGGCAACCATGCGAGCAGCCTTCGCAGTAGCCATAATTCCAGCGCTGTTACATATctacacacatgcgcacaccaatgcacatacatagggatatacgtatgtacatacatgaaggcttgcagcacatacatatgagtTTCAGCGTGTGTGTTCTTGTCTGTCCGCATGGTCTGCTGTGCGCTGTCTGTCTGGTGGACTGCGCTGTGTTGCGTGCCTGACTTCGTGTCCAAGTTAATCgccattgttgctgctgccgttCTTGCTGGCGCAGCCTTGTTTTGGTCGTTGGTGTTTCGTTTCACTTTGTTCAATGTTTCTCCTATTCGCGTTTTTATTGGGTTCTTCATTgctgttttaaatttagtacaCGCCGTGTTTATGAGAAACGAAAGTCATGCatgcgttgctgttgttgttggtcggTCTGCGCTGGCTTTGTTATATTGTACCACTCTTATTATTTCGAACatgtttttttactaattttattcaTCTTATTTTGtcggtattttaattttttccaacgaTCTGCACCCTTCTCAAAGCCGCCTCTCCTCCTTGGCGTTGCAGTTGTCCCCATCTCCGCCGCCGAGCCTCGTGCGCGCATTTAGTTAGTGGCGCGATGGCGAGTTTGCATGCTGACGATACACATTACTAGCCGCACGAGTGCACATTCGTGTGCACACACGCCCATATATTCAGGCAgacagacatatacatatgtgtgttttgcATAATTATGGGTTGCCGCTTTGTTGCATTATTCCCGGACTCATGGTTGCAGTGGTGTATTCTAGAAAGCAATTAGGCGCGAGGCAAGATCAAAATTTAGACGCAAGAGATTGAGCTGATTTCGCTGGTTGATCACCTTAATCATCCGAAATTAAAGTGTGTTTATGTTAGAAAATATCTGCAAATTGTCTGCTTGCTGGTCTCTTCCTTACTAACCCTTTGGCTGCTCTACCCACGTTGCTCATAGGACCTTGAATTCCGAATTTGCGCTGCCATACCGAATTCGTAAAACAAACCTTGTTGCATTGTCGCGCCGAAGAATATTTGGCGCATCGTTGATTTATGCTGCGTGAGACGCATCATCTTACGAGCCATAGGCCgagattcagttttatcaactTCGGCAATTTCATGAACACGTCGATACCCTTTGAAGATAATTGCGTGCAACCGTACAAATCGATGGTCTTTAGATTGACCAGATCTTGCGCTAGCGTCTCTAACCCCTTGTCCGTTATTCGACTGCATTGCCCGATGTTAAGATTTTCCAGTTCTTGCAACGATTTCGAGATCTTCAACATACCCTGGTCGGTTATTTGGCACTGATTTAGGCTAAGCGAGCGCAAACGATAGAGTCCCTGTGCGATGTGTGAGAGCGCTTGATCGCTTATCTTGTCGCAGAAGCTGACATCGAGTGAGGTAATGCCGCTGCCGCCTTCGGTGAGATACGCCATGCCGATGTCGGAGATGTTGTCGCAGGAACGTAAATTGAGTTGCTCGAGTTTGGGCATACGCGCCAGATGCTTGAGGCCGCTGTCCGTGACGGAGACGCAAAAGCTCAGGTTTATTGACTTTAGTGACGTTAGACCTTGTGCTATATGACCGAGCGCTTCATCGCTGAGTCGTTGGCAGTCCTGCAGACCAAGATATTCCAACTCCATATTACCTTCGGCTGTTTCCTTACTCAAGCCAGCCAAGTGACCAATACCCTGATCGCTGATGTGCCAACAGGAACgtaaatttaaatgtttcaattttttaagaCCCCACGCGATGAGTAACAAACCGGTGTTAGTAATGTTGCAGCAACCGCCAAGTTCAAGTGTCTCCAAGTTCTTAAGATGTTGTGCAATGCGTCCGAGACTCGTATCGGTGATTTGTTTGCATAACGAAAGATCCAGCTCTTTTAAATTCGGCAAATCCACGGAGAAAGCATGACCCAAATTCACATCGGCCACGTTAAAGCAACCGCTCAAATTTAGCGAGACTAGTGATGGCACGCCGAGTACAAGATCCTTTAACGAACGGCGCAGCGAAAGTATTTGCACCTTTTTAATGCCGCGACGCACCAGCGAATTGAAGAGACTAGGACTGGAACGCTTCAGATGCAACTTTGCTTCAACACCCTTCCACACGCTCTTCGCATATGCTGCATCACGCCAAGCAACACACACCTGAGCAGCGCGACCCAAATCCCGTACCGACAACTTCTGGAAGATCATTTCGAGTATTTCGGGGAAGAGATTGCTGATGTGTGTACCCTCGATAGGCGCTGGACTCTCCGGCGACGCCGGCCTATGCTgcagatgatgatgatggtgatgaTGCTGCGCATGTGCGGCCGCAGCGGCGGCAGCAGCCGCAGCATGCTGGAGGTACAACGCGGGTGGTAATGTCTGCAGTTGGGGTCGATGATGCAACGCGTAGGGCGTGAAGCGCAGCAGATGGTGTGCGCGCTGTGTGAGGGCGGGAAGTTCAGTCTGTTGGTAGAGGCAGTCCTCCATGTTCCAAGCGGCCGCGGCCAGTTGTGTAGCATTTGGCAGTACGGAACCAGCGGCCCCACCGCCACTACCattgccgccgccgccaccactGCCACCACCATGATAGCTGGTCAGTGCAGCGGCAGTTTGTAGAGAAATAGTTGTGTGATGATGGAAGGGTAGTATTTCCGTGTTTGTAGCCATTGTGTATAACGTTGGAAGCTCTGTGTCGGAATTGATTGAAACGAATGCAGGGAAGTAAACAGTTACAGTGCTGAACTGTGTGCGCTTTATGATATTCGCTCTGCCGCTACAATTGGCGCTGAAGGTCAACTTAATCCAAATAGAATATTTCAGAGCTTAAGTGGCGAACAACCAAGATAGCTTGATTGTTGGTTGTCTTCTCGAGGCTATCAGTTGGGGCACATTTTGTCTTTAGTAACGCAGTTGGACGTCGCGACGCGTTGCGATACGGACCTTGACGTGACGTAATTTGATTAAACCTGCGCAAAGGGGCAATTTGAGCTGGTCGGTGTTATTATTTCGAAAGTCTCTTATTCTTGCTCGTACACTTAAAGCGACGCTTTGTGCATAAAGTTGATTTGATACGTTTCGGTCCCTACTCTGCGCGGCACTACCGTACGCGTTCGATATAATTCTTGACTATGTTTCTTCACTTCCCAGTTTATCTACTCAgccgtaattttttcttatactcTCACTATGTTTCTTCTACGAGAAAAACTGATTGCCGCTGTGATAATGAAATTACCGTATCAGTTcacaattcaaatttaaaaaaacacttttgagatattttatattgatattttgtGCTGACTAATGCTCCTAGGATTTCAGGACGCGACGCgactatttctttaatttatttacaggaatttttcaatttaatcacTGTACACGTGCTCATTGAGCTTGAAAGTGGCTTGGTTTATACTATTCCAGCGGTAATTTCTTATTTCTGTTGTTGACTTTACACTTCGCCAACGATTCCCGAATTTTTAACCGTTATGTTCAGCAATGTTTCACAGACTAAACTCGCTTGCTCTGtgtgttttagtttttaaatgaaTTGTTGACTTTCACACACTTGCATACCTGAGAGTGAGCGGAATTTACCACTTTGCTCTCATGAGCAACGCCGCTGTTTTCAGCGCTAAGGAGCAATGCAATATCTCTCGCTAGCACTGAGCACAGTGTTGGAAAACAAAGGAAGATGGCTGAATTTTCTCACTCACACATGCGAGTGACGCTCACAGatgcacacacacttgcatGTGAAGAGCAAATCTTCTGATAAAGAACGGGCAAATATTGTTGACGCTAGGTATTGCCTTTGACTTTGAATTTCGTTGTCGGTGCGCATTGTCTGCTGGGCTGCTTTTTCTTCCGTGCGCTCCCAGCTCGAAAGAAAACCAGATAAGAAATTTGAGACTTTATTCTCTGTTATTTTTGTCCAGAAATACTACGTCTTTagaatattcatttattttatttgtgtacACTCCtaaataagtgtgtgtgtgcttgtttctgaaatacaaatgtatgcataaacatacatatgtatgtacatacatatgtgtcgaTGTCTATATATGATGTTTATTGTTTAGAGCGGTATCAAATCTTGATTACTTAACATCTTACGTCACGTCTAGTATGTAGATCTTCTTACATTTGGAGCGATAATGAAAGGGGTACATATAGGGAACACAATGCAAGTGCATTTCGTTACTTTATTTGAAGACATACTTAagtcaaataataacaaaactattatactccacaacaacatgttgcgagagtataaaatttgcTAAATCTTCTTTTAATTCAGGCTATGATTATTCAAAGATTTTAGCCGAATGCCCGTTCAATTGTTCAATTCCAAATTAATCTACTTTATTTTATCTTGACTATCCACAGCTGAGAAGTCTTTGAAGACCTTGAATACAAATTAAAGATACTACTAAAGTTTATATTACGAAAACGAAGTAGTTTCTGAAGTAAACTAACATGGGGAGCGGACCAAAACTCCCCAAAAGGAGTCAAGAATCCTCAACTCTATTTTTAACCCTGCATATAGAGTCGAACTTTCATATGGCGATTTTCAAGGAGACAAAAACAACTTCATTATATAGAAAACTCGTAACACAGAAAGGTTTGaagagtttatatttttactaaggCTTATTTCTTTACAGTTATTAAACAATACTAGGAAATTTTTAAACGCCAAATGCCCTGCTCATTTAtatggaattttattttaatgcttCCTTAGTAATCAGAACACAAGTACATTGCGATTTGTTCCCAAAGTTTGGTGACAAACGGCATCtcaaacatttttaagttcatGGAATAAGTGGAAAGATGGATAAATTTTTGGCGGTTAAGGTATCCGGTTTAGATTGCGATTACGTGTAAATTTCTCAGAGACATGAGACACTACACTTTTGATAACAAATAATGctttatacaatttattttctcCCTAAATTTCTCTGTAAAGTGTTCCCGTAAAAGTGCCATTAATTTCATTGACTGAATAAATACCATGTCCTATGATCCAGGTACATTTAAGCTGAGTTCCAAGAAAGTATTACCATGccttaaagtaaaatattagtTGAATGCGAGTTAGAATCCAATTAGTCCCTTTTAGATACagtcgaacttccataactcgaattTTCTCTAACTCGAACTAAATGGGTTGGCAGTAGCATTAAGAGAGtaattaacatataaatttctttccgtaactcgaacttccataacttgaagttctccataactcgaacgaaaatacataattacgacttctataactcgaagtaaTGTGCTTTTCTCTCATTCTACAACTCGCAGTATCCTGGCCTATAACTCCAAGGCCTGGATGACTGgccaaatttttgaagaatgggAACTGgccgaaaaattttattgtttattgaaaattgccCAGCACATTCTAAAGACGTACAAAGCAAACTGAAAGCCATTGAACTGGCATTTTTTCCACCGAATATGACCTCTAAATTACAGCCGCTGGATCAGGGAGTAATTCAAaacttgaaagttttttatCGTACCAGAATAGTAAAAGAAGCACTAAAGCGTATAGAGGCAAACGAAAAACAAGATATTACACTTACGGATTGCATCAATCATGTAACAAAAGCTTGGGATATTGACGTCAAAAATCAAACCatagcgaattgcttcaaaaaagctGGATTTGGTCAATACTCTGAATGGGAAGAGGAAGATGACATATGTACCTCTGAGTTTTTAAGTACTACTGATGAATATCGAAATGTAATTGAAGCTGATTACGAAGCAtggttaaaagcaaacaaaaaaacttgCAGTGCTACTCTTCAGGATTATATTGCAGTAGATAATGACCTTTGCACAACTGGCTTTCCTACAGATGCTGATATTGTTGAGAATTACTGCCCTGAATTAGATGATCCAATATTAAGCGGAACGGAGAGTGACGGCGAGGGATCGGTAGAAGAAACTATTCACCCGCCTCCAAATGCTTTCCGAACAATGaatttatatttgcaaacaaatgaCACTACAACTGATGAGCACTATACGGCTTTAAACAAATTAGAgtcattttttactgaaaatacaaaaaaaaaaaaaagaaaattttcagtcacTAATTTCTGAATACTTCACTTCACTGTAACTTAGTACAGTTTTCTGTAATGTGtgttttaaacaacaaatacatattcatCATTTAATATACTCTAAAGTAGcaattgagtttctttaaaaaaaaaaaaaattctataactcgaagtctccctaagtcgaagttttttttgggataatagtgattcgagttatagaagttcgactgtattaaaaatatatattaaaaattttgcagttaaacTCTTTGTTTCTGCTCTTGTAGAAGTAAGTTGATACCTGCAGCAGATTGCGCTTTAcagaataatatattttatttttttaatgtttgttatacattttattaCCTGAATTATCTATTAAACCGACAAcacagaaatgaaaattaatttttgtttataattactattataaaaaagttttatttttaatatacaaggtATATCACAAAAATAACCCAACTTTGTATTTGAATCATACAACAATCAGTGTTGTCTACCAAGcactatttataaaattattataataggttgtcaaacaagtcttgcggtattatcgctagttggcgctgaaagcgcgtagttctagttttattcgtcgcatcgggtcatgctatacctttttagaaagctcatttcacgctaacacatgtttgattgattgtcgtttcttttaagtcgttcgtgagttatagcgtcgcaaacatggagcaaaataaagagaaaatacggcatattttacagtactaccacgataaaggcaaaaatgcctctcaagccgccaatgaaatttgtgcagtttatggacccgatacagtttccatttccaccgcacaacgatggtttcaacgttttcgttctggtatagaggtggtcgaagatgcgccatgctccggaaggcctgtcgtcgaaaattgcgataaaatcgctgaattggtcgaaagagaccggcatagtagcagtcgtagcatcggtcaagagctgggcatgagtcatcaaaaattcatttcaatttcaataaaaataaaaaaatcaataaaaataccgcaagacttttttgacaacccattatgtacatatgtatgtatattttatttgttccaTTTTTACCAAGAGCAATTTAAAATTCTATGTTAAACTTGAAACAAACTTCAGTGAAACATACCAATGATCAAAAAAGCTTATGGTGATTACTGTATGAGACGGACTCGAGTTTATACGTGgtttacattatttaaaaatggtGCTGAAGATTTAAACGACCACTAAGTGACCGCCAAGTCATTCAGGGTCAAGTAATCGTGCTAAATTAACCTAATAGTGGTTGAAAAATTCCGTGAAATCGTTGGTTTCGTTGCAAATT from Bactrocera tryoni isolate S06 chromosome 3, CSIRO_BtryS06_freeze2, whole genome shotgun sequence harbors:
- the LOC120770122 gene encoding uncharacterized protein LOC120770122 gives rise to the protein MTSKLQPLDQGVIQNLKVFYRTRIVKEALKRIEANEKQDITLTDCINHVTKAWDIDVKNQTIANCFKKAGFGQYSEWEEEDDICTSEFLSTTDEYRNVIEADYEAWLKANKKTCSATLQDYIAVDNDLCTTGFPTDADIVENYCPELDDPILSGTESDGEGSK
- the LOC120771143 gene encoding F-box/LRR-repeat protein 14 — protein: MATNTEILPFHHHTTISLQTAAALTSYHGGGSGGGGGNGSGGGAAGSVLPNATQLAAAAWNMEDCLYQQTELPALTQRAHHLLRFTPYALHHRPQLQTLPPALYLQHAAAAAAAAAAHAQHHHHHHHLQHRPASPESPAPIEGTHISNLFPEILEMIFQKLSVRDLGRAAQVCVAWRDAAYAKSVWKGVEAKLHLKRSSPSLFNSLVRRGIKKVQILSLRRSLKDLVLGVPSLVSLNLSGCFNVADVNLGHAFSVDLPNLKELDLSLCKQITDTSLGRIAQHLKNLETLELGGCCNITNTGLLLIAWGLKKLKHLNLRSCWHISDQGIGHLAGLSKETAEGNMELEYLGLQDCQRLSDEALGHIAQGLTSLKSINLSFCVSVTDSGLKHLARMPKLEQLNLRSCDNISDIGMAYLTEGGSGITSLDVSFCDKISDQALSHIAQGLYRLRSLSLNQCQITDQGMLKISKSLQELENLNIGQCSRITDKGLETLAQDLVNLKTIDLYGCTQLSSKGIDVFMKLPKLIKLNLGLWLVR